A single region of the Leisingera thetidis genome encodes:
- a CDS encoding ribonuclease activity regulator RraA, whose protein sequence is MSDYILPAETRDNLKKVSTASVATALYKRGLRNQFVQGVPPVARKPVRMVGQAFTLRYIPAREDRNPLAVFRDRDHKQRVAVETCPEGHVLVMDARKDSRAATAGSILVTRLAQRGVAGVVSDGGVRDAEGIGALDIPAYFARASAPTNLTLHEAIDINVPISCGDAPVFPGDVMLGDGDGVMVIPAHLAEEIAEECTQMEAYEDFVLEQVQAGAGIIGLYPATEEENLVKFDTWREKAGR, encoded by the coding sequence ATGAGCGACTACATCCTGCCAGCCGAAACCCGCGACAATCTGAAGAAGGTGTCGACCGCCTCGGTCGCCACCGCTCTCTACAAGCGCGGCCTGCGCAACCAGTTCGTGCAGGGCGTGCCGCCGGTGGCGCGCAAACCCGTGCGCATGGTTGGTCAGGCCTTCACCCTGCGCTACATCCCCGCGCGCGAGGACCGCAATCCGCTGGCCGTCTTCCGCGACCGCGATCACAAGCAGCGCGTGGCGGTGGAAACCTGCCCCGAAGGCCACGTGCTGGTGATGGATGCCCGCAAGGACAGCCGCGCCGCCACCGCGGGGTCGATCCTGGTCACCCGGCTGGCACAGCGCGGAGTTGCCGGGGTGGTTTCCGACGGCGGCGTGCGCGACGCCGAAGGCATCGGCGCGCTGGACATACCTGCCTATTTCGCCCGCGCCTCCGCGCCCACCAACCTCACCCTGCACGAGGCAATCGACATCAACGTGCCGATTTCCTGCGGCGATGCCCCGGTGTTTCCGGGCGACGTGATGCTGGGCGACGGCGACGGGGTGATGGTGATCCCCGCCCATCTGGCCGAAGAAATCGCCGAAGAATGCACCCAGATGGAAGCCTATGAGGATTTCGTGCTGGAACAGGTGCAGGCCGGCGCCGGCATCATCGGGCTTTACCCGGCCACGGAGGAAGAAAACCTCGTGAAATTCGACACCTGGCGCGAAAAGGCGGGACGCTGA
- a CDS encoding aldehyde dehydrogenase (NADP(+)) codes for MTFAPHGNHLIAGRRIDAPQRFTSAPASGPAHDYAAGTPAVVAEACAAAEAAFAGFAASSRQQRAALLNTIAGEIDARGARITEIGSSETGLPEARLEGERGRTTGQLRLFAQHILDGAHLDRRHDAALPGRQPLPRPDLRMVQRPIGPVAVFGASNFPLAFSTAGGDTAAALAAGCPVVVKGHGAHPGTSEIVGDAIVAALDKLGMDAGIFSLVQGGSRAVGAALVTDPRIKAVGFTGSLGGGRALFDLCAARPEPIPFFGELGSVNPMFVLPAAAASRAAELGAGWAASLTMGAGQFCTNPGIAIVLDGPDADAFVQSAAAALADTGPQTMLTGAMAEAYRSGARRMAEGAGVNTLLPPPCDGRAATPQLFEVSAENWLSNEDLAEEVFGPLGLVIRAETPEQLVTLGRSFKGQLTATLQMDDSDLALAQELLPVLERMAGRVLANGFPTGVEVCDAMVHGGPYPASTNFGATSVGTLSIRRFLRPVCYQNLPEALLPADLAAV; via the coding sequence ATGACCTTTGCACCGCACGGAAATCACCTGATCGCAGGCCGGCGCATCGACGCGCCGCAGCGTTTCACCTCGGCGCCCGCATCCGGCCCGGCCCACGACTATGCCGCGGGCACGCCTGCGGTGGTGGCCGAGGCCTGCGCCGCCGCCGAGGCCGCCTTTGCCGGCTTTGCCGCCAGCAGCCGCCAGCAGCGCGCCGCGCTGCTGAACACCATTGCCGGCGAGATCGACGCCCGCGGCGCCCGGATCACCGAGATCGGCAGCTCGGAAACCGGCCTCCCCGAGGCGCGGCTGGAAGGCGAGCGCGGCCGCACCACCGGCCAGCTGCGGCTGTTTGCCCAGCATATTCTGGACGGCGCTCACCTGGACCGCCGCCACGACGCCGCCCTGCCCGGCCGCCAGCCGCTGCCGCGCCCGGATCTGCGCATGGTGCAGCGCCCCATCGGCCCGGTGGCGGTTTTCGGCGCGTCGAACTTCCCGCTGGCGTTTTCCACCGCAGGCGGCGACACCGCCGCGGCGCTGGCGGCCGGCTGCCCGGTGGTGGTCAAGGGGCATGGCGCCCACCCCGGCACCAGCGAGATTGTCGGCGACGCCATCGTTGCCGCGCTGGACAAGCTGGGCATGGATGCGGGCATCTTCAGCCTGGTGCAGGGTGGCAGCCGCGCCGTCGGCGCTGCGCTGGTGACCGATCCGCGGATCAAGGCGGTCGGCTTCACCGGCAGCCTTGGCGGCGGCCGCGCCCTGTTCGATCTCTGCGCCGCACGCCCCGAACCGATCCCGTTTTTCGGCGAGCTGGGCAGCGTCAACCCGATGTTCGTCCTGCCCGCCGCCGCCGCATCCCGCGCGGCGGAGCTGGGCGCCGGCTGGGCCGCCAGCCTGACCATGGGCGCAGGCCAGTTCTGCACCAATCCGGGCATTGCCATTGTTCTGGACGGACCCGATGCCGATGCCTTTGTGCAATCGGCCGCCGCCGCGCTTGCCGATACGGGTCCGCAGACCATGCTGACCGGCGCCATGGCCGAGGCCTACCGCAGCGGCGCGCGGCGGATGGCGGAGGGCGCCGGCGTGAACACCCTGCTGCCGCCGCCCTGCGACGGCCGCGCCGCCACGCCGCAGCTGTTCGAGGTTTCCGCTGAAAACTGGCTGTCGAACGAAGATCTGGCCGAGGAAGTCTTTGGCCCGCTTGGTCTGGTGATCCGCGCCGAAACCCCGGAGCAGCTGGTGACGCTCGGGCGCAGCTTCAAGGGCCAGCTGACCGCAACCCTGCAGATGGACGACAGCGATCTGGCCCTGGCGCAAGAGCTGCTGCCGGTGCTGGAGCGCATGGCCGGCCGGGTGCTGGCCAACGGCTTTCCAACCGGGGTCGAGGTCTGCGATGCGATGGTCCACGGCGGCCCCTACCCCGCCAGCACCAACTTTGGCGCGACATCCGTCGGCACCCTGTCGATCCGCCGCTTCCTGCGCCCGGTCTGCTACCAGAACCTGCCTGAGGCACTGCTGCCGGCCGATCTCGCCGCTGTCTGA
- a CDS encoding Bug family tripartite tricarboxylate transporter substrate binding protein, with protein sequence MFSTGLKHKLALALGACIFGTSVAAADFPARDIRLIVPWPAGGGADAISRKISNIAEQELPKSIYVENIAGAVTATGLMQMTNARPDGHTVGVLTYDSIITLPRGQMVPGYSLDNMIPIARITSEADAIVVSKHSGIDSFEELVETAKANPGKVRLGVAPKGSGPYLSASQLEKLLGVDFNVITYAGSSAAEAEALLSGELDAAISSLGDFSGIIESGDAKGVVELTSVQNLTYTDVPTIASKGYDLQTGSFIVLAAPKDTPAEAIGTLEAAFKTAYDSAEFQGWLQQVGVTPDWLGSDEVTSWKDDLQQKTFSLMDELGL encoded by the coding sequence ATGTTTTCTACGGGCTTGAAACACAAACTGGCACTAGCGCTCGGCGCCTGCATCTTCGGCACCTCGGTTGCCGCGGCGGACTTTCCGGCCCGCGACATCCGGCTGATCGTGCCGTGGCCCGCCGGCGGCGGCGCCGATGCGATTTCGCGCAAGATCAGCAACATTGCCGAGCAGGAACTGCCCAAATCCATCTACGTCGAAAACATCGCCGGCGCGGTCACCGCAACCGGCCTGATGCAGATGACCAATGCCCGTCCCGACGGCCACACGGTCGGCGTGCTGACCTATGACAGCATCATCACCCTGCCCCGCGGCCAGATGGTGCCGGGCTATTCGCTGGACAACATGATCCCGATCGCCCGCATCACCAGCGAGGCCGACGCCATCGTGGTGTCCAAACACTCCGGCATCGACAGCTTTGAAGAGCTGGTCGAAACCGCCAAGGCCAACCCCGGCAAGGTGCGCCTCGGCGTCGCCCCCAAGGGCTCCGGCCCCTATCTGTCGGCCAGCCAGCTGGAAAAACTGCTGGGCGTCGATTTCAACGTGATCACCTATGCAGGCTCCTCCGCCGCGGAAGCCGAGGCACTGCTGTCGGGTGAGCTGGACGCGGCGATCTCCAGCCTGGGCGATTTCAGCGGCATCATCGAATCCGGCGACGCCAAGGGCGTGGTGGAGCTGACCTCGGTGCAGAACCTGACCTACACAGACGTGCCCACCATCGCCTCCAAGGGCTATGATTTGCAGACCGGCAGCTTCATCGTGCTCGCCGCCCCCAAGGACACCCCGGCAGAAGCAATCGGCACGCTCGAAGCCGCCTTCAAGACAGCCTACGACAGCGCCGAATTCCAGGGCTGGCTCCAGCAGGTCGGTGTCACCCCCGACTGGCTCGGCTCTGACGAGGTCACCTCCTGGAAGGACGATCTGCAGCAGAAGACCTTCTCGCTGATGGACGAGCTGGGCCTGTAA
- a CDS encoding tripartite tricarboxylate transporter TctB family protein — MLLNRQLLFYFVTLAVSAGYLISALSLGSPMSESGLTPSFFPILVGAAAVLFSAILILQRLRAGQAGPAAPAAEAPHSWTHLGVAAAVFVYILAFKPLGYFLSSGLFVFAIILLFSSFEKLLQKAALSAAITGIAYVMFQQLFGVRLPTLWG; from the coding sequence ATGCTCTTAAACAGGCAACTGCTATTCTATTTTGTCACTCTTGCAGTGTCCGCCGGATACCTCATTTCGGCGCTCAGCCTGGGCTCCCCGATGTCCGAAAGCGGCCTGACGCCCTCCTTCTTCCCGATCCTGGTGGGCGCCGCCGCGGTCCTGTTTTCCGCCATTCTGATCCTGCAGCGGCTGCGCGCCGGACAGGCCGGGCCCGCTGCCCCCGCGGCAGAGGCACCGCACAGCTGGACCCACCTCGGCGTGGCGGCGGCGGTCTTTGTCTACATCCTCGCCTTCAAGCCGCTGGGCTATTTCCTCTCTTCCGGCCTGTTCGTTTTTGCGATCATCCTGCTGTTCTCCTCGTTTGAAAAGCTGTTGCAGAAGGCCGCCCTCTCCGCCGCGATCACCGGCATCGCCTATGTCATGTTTCAGCAGCTGTTCGGGGTCCGCCTCCCGACGCTCTGGGGGTAA
- a CDS encoding tripartite tricarboxylate transporter permease, producing MDFILLVLSSFSLLLEPMNLTYVVLGFVIGTIFAAIPGLTATLAMALLLPVTYTLNVETALMACASIYMAGMCGGSITATTINIPGAPSSMMTALDGYPMQQQGKGALALGHAALGSMFGGAVGALLLIAVAPFVAELSLLVKTTGKFALLAFAIIVVVIAQRGRIAQAGLAACIGLMLATVGLDAMEPVTRFTFGNANLTAGIDLMPVIIGTFAIAEVLMQASASRDTSLLTAAAEKVKIKRRDFLPPLADIRKIGLGCYLKSCLIGYFVGTLPGAGGSMGSFLAYTEAVRTSDDPESFGKGNPKGIVASESANNAVCGGAMVPMLTFGIPGDPITAIMLGVLVINGIQPGPQLMAGQAGLIAPMLAALLFSAVVLIPLTLYLIGPYFIRIVALRKDVLYAVIALLAVVGSYVATYSTFQMFMALALGVLAFYLRRNGFPVITMLLGYILGPNLEEFLRRSLALSNGDPTTFFTNLDSLFFVLLTLVFVYFLVIRKPAGKPAAAGAR from the coding sequence ATGGATTTCATCTTACTTGTCCTGAGCAGCTTTTCCCTGCTCCTGGAGCCCATGAACCTGACCTATGTGGTCCTGGGCTTTGTGATCGGCACCATCTTCGCGGCCATTCCCGGCCTCACCGCCACCCTGGCGATGGCGCTGCTGCTGCCGGTGACCTACACCCTCAACGTCGAGACCGCGCTGATGGCCTGCGCCAGCATCTACATGGCCGGCATGTGCGGCGGCAGCATCACCGCAACCACCATCAACATCCCCGGTGCGCCTTCATCGATGATGACGGCGCTGGACGGCTATCCGATGCAGCAGCAGGGCAAGGGCGCGCTGGCGCTTGGTCATGCGGCGCTGGGGTCGATGTTCGGCGGTGCCGTCGGCGCGCTGCTGCTGATCGCGGTGGCGCCCTTCGTGGCCGAACTGTCGCTGCTGGTCAAAACCACCGGCAAATTCGCCCTGCTCGCCTTTGCCATCATCGTGGTGGTGATCGCCCAGCGCGGCCGCATCGCCCAGGCCGGGCTGGCCGCCTGCATCGGGCTGATGCTGGCCACCGTCGGGCTTGACGCAATGGAGCCGGTCACCCGCTTCACCTTTGGCAATGCCAACCTGACCGCGGGCATCGACCTGATGCCGGTGATCATCGGCACCTTCGCCATCGCAGAAGTGCTGATGCAGGCCAGCGCCTCGCGCGATACCAGCCTGCTCACCGCCGCCGCCGAAAAGGTCAAGATCAAGCGCCGCGATTTCCTGCCGCCGCTTGCCGACATCCGCAAAATCGGGCTGGGCTGCTATCTGAAATCCTGCCTGATCGGCTATTTCGTCGGCACGCTGCCGGGGGCCGGCGGCTCGATGGGGTCCTTCCTCGCCTATACCGAGGCGGTGCGCACCTCCGACGACCCCGAGAGCTTCGGCAAGGGCAACCCCAAGGGCATCGTCGCCTCCGAAAGCGCCAACAATGCTGTCTGCGGCGGTGCCATGGTGCCGATGCTGACCTTCGGCATCCCGGGCGATCCGATTACCGCGATCATGCTGGGGGTGCTGGTCATCAACGGCATCCAGCCGGGGCCGCAGCTGATGGCCGGACAGGCCGGTCTGATCGCGCCGATGCTGGCCGCGCTGCTGTTCAGCGCCGTGGTGCTGATCCCGCTGACGCTCTACCTGATCGGCCCCTACTTCATCCGCATCGTCGCGCTGCGCAAGGATGTGCTTTATGCCGTGATCGCGCTGCTGGCGGTGGTCGGCAGCTATGTGGCCACCTATTCGACGTTCCAGATGTTCATGGCCCTGGCCTTGGGGGTGCTGGCCTTCTATCTGCGCCGCAACGGATTTCCGGTCATCACCATGCTGTTGGGCTATATCCTCGGCCCCAATCTCGAGGAATTCCTGCGCCGCTCGCTGGCGCTGTCCAATGGTGATCCGACGACCTTCTTCACCAATCTCGACAGCCTGTTCTTCGTGCTGCTGACGCTGGTCTTCGTCTACTTCCTGGTGATCCGCAAACCGGCCGGCAAACCGGCCGCCGCCGGGGCCAGGTAG
- a CDS encoding FadR/GntR family transcriptional regulator, whose translation MAETRRPTLADQVYDQLMAKILDEEYPVHSRLPAEEVLAQTFGVSRPIVRAALSRLRDDGIVQSRRGSGSYVLRQPDRQLISFAPLESISDVQRCYEFRIDVEGAAAAWAARRRDDEDLAAMDHAYQVMEETYEQSGLGVEADQMLHLAVARATKNPFFASVLESLGEQIAFGVKLSRSLTLLDKPARQELVLAEHRAVLQAIRLQQPEVAEATMRHHITAAKDRMFVGSQDS comes from the coding sequence TTGGCAGAGACACGACGCCCTACGCTGGCGGATCAGGTTTACGATCAGCTCATGGCAAAGATCCTCGACGAGGAATACCCGGTGCACAGCCGCCTGCCCGCCGAAGAGGTTCTGGCGCAGACCTTCGGCGTCTCCCGACCCATTGTGCGCGCCGCCTTGTCGCGTCTGCGCGACGATGGCATCGTGCAATCGCGCCGCGGCTCCGGCAGCTATGTGCTGCGCCAGCCCGACCGCCAGCTGATCAGCTTTGCGCCGCTGGAATCGATCTCCGACGTGCAGCGCTGCTATGAATTCCGCATCGACGTCGAAGGCGCCGCAGCCGCCTGGGCCGCCCGCCGCCGCGACGACGAGGATCTGGCGGCGATGGACCACGCCTATCAGGTGATGGAAGAAACCTATGAGCAAAGCGGCCTGGGCGTCGAGGCCGACCAGATGCTGCACCTGGCGGTAGCGCGCGCCACCAAGAACCCGTTCTTTGCCTCGGTGCTGGAATCGCTGGGCGAGCAGATCGCCTTCGGGGTCAAGCTGTCGCGCTCGCTGACGCTGCTGGACAAGCCCGCGCGCCAGGAGCTGGTGCTGGCCGAGCACCGCGCGGTGCTGCAGGCGATCCGCCTGCAGCAGCCCGAGGTCGCCGAAGCCACCATGCGTCACCACATCACCGCCGCCAAGGACCGGATGTTCGTCGGCAGCCAGGACAGCTAG
- a CDS encoding TonB-dependent receptor family protein encodes MLSAAGLGMPAALHAQTANQTDAEVIELEAISVDGSWLGDSTEAEVKRYPGARDVLSEKDLHQQGNRTLDDALRKVPSVRVEDETGTGVLPNIGIRGLNPLRSERVMMLLDGIPLALAPYTGTGLSLFPASLETIARADIVRGGGAVRFGPNNVSGVIDLISKPIPQDLSGTAKQKFIVDERTGNLLSDTYFRWGGFVSPDFGLQAQVNAVTGDGGREHSGTDVLNVMVDGEWRIDDQSSLKGRLQYYDVDAELPGALSPQAYEQDPSQSTRPHDAFDAKTLRASLTYDRQIGSSGEFHWVNFAHKSDRTFDFGQPFDPDTPATDVASSPREFTVYGTEPRYTHLFHTTNASHKLVVGARYVREEVDFAVDRTNLATGTTTAARDWYFKTDAYAAYISDTVSLMNDRLEITPGLRYESVETDFSDRINNTASGNRTTELLPGLALGFQAADSVFLFANANKSLRVPQVAQVTRGAPVSNELAWNYELGMRYEPTSDISLSAALFRIDFSDQIEFDRASLQFQNLGETRHQGVELTAAWQPYTVPGLSLKAHYTLTDTEQLSGQFAGNEVPYASDHQVNVTAEYELDSWAFGLNGHYRSAAFSDAANTQVETADGSAGPLPSAWVWNLQASKELGVSNRNVRLTAAINNLFDEDYYTRGVDVSPIGRVAQPGRSLVVAVQADF; translated from the coding sequence ATGCTCTCAGCAGCCGGTTTGGGGATGCCGGCGGCTCTGCACGCGCAAACCGCCAATCAGACTGATGCCGAGGTCATCGAATTGGAGGCGATATCCGTTGACGGCAGCTGGCTGGGCGATTCCACGGAAGCAGAGGTCAAGCGTTACCCGGGCGCACGTGATGTCCTGTCTGAAAAGGACCTCCACCAGCAGGGCAACCGGACGCTGGACGATGCGCTGCGCAAGGTTCCCAGCGTCCGTGTCGAAGACGAGACCGGCACGGGCGTGCTGCCCAACATCGGGATCCGCGGCCTCAACCCGCTGCGAAGCGAGCGGGTCATGATGCTGCTGGACGGCATCCCGCTGGCGCTGGCGCCTTACACCGGAACCGGGCTCTCGCTGTTTCCGGCCAGCCTGGAAACGATCGCCCGGGCCGATATCGTCCGCGGCGGCGGCGCTGTCCGTTTCGGCCCGAACAATGTCAGCGGCGTGATCGACCTGATCAGCAAACCGATCCCGCAAGACCTCTCCGGCACCGCCAAGCAGAAATTCATCGTGGATGAGCGCACGGGCAACCTTCTGAGCGACACCTACTTCCGGTGGGGCGGCTTCGTGTCCCCCGACTTCGGCCTGCAGGCGCAGGTCAACGCCGTGACTGGCGACGGCGGCCGGGAGCATTCCGGAACCGATGTCCTGAACGTCATGGTTGATGGTGAATGGCGGATTGATGACCAGAGCAGCCTGAAGGGCCGCCTGCAGTATTACGATGTGGACGCGGAACTGCCCGGCGCGCTGTCGCCTCAGGCCTACGAACAGGATCCGAGCCAATCAACGCGCCCGCATGATGCCTTCGATGCAAAAACCCTGCGCGCATCTCTGACCTATGACCGCCAGATCGGCAGCAGCGGGGAATTCCATTGGGTGAACTTCGCGCACAAATCGGACCGGACCTTCGATTTCGGCCAGCCGTTCGATCCGGACACCCCGGCAACTGACGTGGCCAGCAGCCCGCGCGAGTTCACGGTCTACGGCACCGAGCCCCGCTACACGCATCTGTTCCACACCACAAATGCCTCGCACAAGCTGGTGGTCGGCGCCCGTTACGTGCGCGAAGAGGTCGATTTTGCCGTCGACCGCACCAATCTGGCCACCGGCACCACCACGGCCGCGCGGGACTGGTACTTCAAAACCGACGCCTATGCGGCTTACATCAGTGACACGGTTTCGCTGATGAATGACCGGCTGGAGATCACCCCCGGCCTGCGCTACGAATCCGTCGAGACCGATTTCAGCGACCGCATCAACAATACCGCGTCGGGCAACCGCACCACCGAACTCCTGCCCGGCCTGGCGCTTGGCTTCCAGGCGGCGGACAGCGTCTTCCTGTTCGCCAATGCCAACAAGTCCCTGCGCGTTCCGCAGGTGGCGCAGGTGACCCGCGGCGCTCCGGTCAGCAACGAACTGGCGTGGAACTACGAGCTGGGGATGCGCTATGAGCCAACATCGGACATCAGCCTCAGCGCTGCGCTGTTCCGGATCGATTTCTCCGACCAGATCGAGTTCGACCGGGCCAGCCTGCAGTTCCAGAACCTGGGCGAAACCCGTCACCAGGGCGTGGAACTGACCGCGGCGTGGCAGCCCTATACGGTGCCGGGCCTGTCGCTGAAGGCGCATTACACATTGACCGATACCGAGCAGCTTTCGGGGCAATTTGCGGGCAACGAAGTGCCCTACGCCTCGGATCATCAGGTCAATGTGACGGCCGAGTACGAGTTGGACAGCTGGGCTTTCGGCCTCAATGGCCATTACCGCAGCGCTGCTTTCAGTGACGCTGCCAATACCCAGGTTGAAACGGCCGATGGCTCGGCTGGCCCTCTGCCGTCAGCCTGGGTGTGGAACCTGCAGGCGTCCAAGGAGCTTGGCGTTTCCAACCGGAATGTCCGCCTTACCGCAGCGATCAACAACCTCTTTGATGAGGACTATTATACCCGGGGTGTTGACGTGAGCCCGATCGGCCGTGTTGCCCAGCCTGGACGCAGCCTTGTTGTTGCGGTCCAAGCTGACTTCTGA
- a CDS encoding ABC transporter substrate-binding protein: MRTSYGPGYMRCFILAVVLGFAAAAAQAREVVHALGTAQVPDAPQRIVVLEFSFLDALAAAGLVPVGIADDNKPERIQPVLRDLIGDNWTSVGTRKTPSLEVIAALQPDLIIADTARHGTIRSTLEQIAPVIFYDSLTGGYEDVLSQAARIGEAVGRDEEMAAFQTGHAARMNAIREQIAPAADDRPAQFGVAGSRGLWLHSPQSYAGTLLSALGFEAAGPVTEGGSYGALYQPVTLEQLSETDPAVLILGKPGKGDTIDQAWASETLWQQLEAVRKGHVFEVSSDLWSRSRGMLTAEQSAADLLAIAKSLQ; the protein is encoded by the coding sequence ATGCGAACAAGCTATGGTCCCGGTTACATGCGCTGTTTCATTCTTGCCGTCGTTCTTGGTTTCGCCGCTGCCGCTGCTCAGGCGCGCGAGGTGGTTCATGCGCTTGGCACGGCGCAGGTCCCCGATGCACCGCAGCGGATCGTGGTGCTGGAATTCTCCTTTCTCGATGCCTTGGCCGCGGCTGGTCTGGTGCCGGTGGGGATTGCGGATGACAACAAGCCCGAGCGCATCCAGCCCGTGCTTCGGGACCTGATCGGGGACAATTGGACCAGCGTCGGCACCCGCAAAACCCCGAGCCTGGAAGTGATTGCCGCGCTGCAGCCTGATCTGATCATTGCAGACACCGCCCGGCATGGCACAATCCGCAGCACGCTGGAGCAGATTGCTCCGGTGATCTTCTACGACAGCCTGACTGGCGGTTACGAGGACGTGCTGTCTCAGGCTGCCCGTATCGGTGAAGCGGTGGGCCGGGATGAGGAAATGGCTGCATTTCAGACCGGTCACGCCGCACGTATGAACGCGATACGCGAGCAAATCGCGCCTGCAGCCGATGACCGCCCAGCGCAATTCGGGGTCGCCGGCAGCCGGGGCCTCTGGCTGCACAGCCCGCAATCCTATGCCGGCACATTGCTGTCCGCACTGGGTTTCGAGGCAGCCGGGCCTGTGACCGAGGGCGGCTCTTACGGTGCTCTCTACCAGCCTGTGACGCTTGAGCAGCTATCGGAAACCGATCCTGCCGTCCTGATCCTGGGCAAACCTGGCAAAGGGGATACGATTGATCAGGCTTGGGCGTCCGAAACACTTTGGCAGCAGCTTGAAGCGGTCCGGAAAGGACATGTTTTCGAGGTCTCTTCCGATCTCTGGTCCCGGTCGCGGGGCATGCTGACCGCCGAACAGTCCGCAGCAGATCTTCTGGCCATCGCAAAGTCGCTCCAGTGA
- a CDS encoding FecCD family ABC transporter permease translates to MLAGCAAIAGGTGLSLATGGRSDVGLADLSGLFRGAEATLAEQTMRDIRVPRTLSAVLLGANLGMAGLLLQAVTRNNLASPGLLGINQGAALGIVLGVAAPGFAAVPLPLLATFCALAAAALTFAISGAFSGRIDAMRLILGGIAVGALGFAAVRLGYTLEDDVSRQIVRWTVGDVAGVRMDAVGRLALVAVAGGGAAFALAHRLNLMALGQAASHGLGADPRRTLAAGTAVAAILTGVSVSVAGPIAFAGLVVPHLAKSLAVPDYRRLMPLAALLGAGLLAWADALSKLWPGMAEIPVGVVVALIGAPWLLAAVLSGKGAGNAR, encoded by the coding sequence ATGCTGGCCGGATGTGCAGCCATAGCGGGCGGCACCGGGCTTTCGCTGGCCACAGGCGGGCGCAGTGATGTCGGGCTAGCCGACCTGTCAGGTTTGTTCCGGGGTGCCGAGGCGACACTGGCCGAACAGACCATGCGTGATATCCGGGTGCCGCGCACCCTGTCGGCGGTGCTGCTGGGCGCCAACCTCGGGATGGCCGGGCTGCTCCTCCAGGCGGTGACACGCAACAACCTGGCTTCGCCAGGCCTGCTCGGCATCAACCAGGGGGCGGCGCTGGGGATCGTGCTGGGCGTGGCGGCGCCCGGATTTGCGGCGGTGCCTTTGCCGCTGCTGGCGACGTTCTGCGCCCTCGCTGCGGCAGCTCTGACCTTTGCCATTTCGGGGGCATTTTCCGGGCGTATCGATGCCATGCGCCTGATATTGGGCGGGATTGCCGTGGGCGCACTTGGGTTTGCCGCGGTGCGGCTCGGCTATACGCTGGAAGACGACGTGTCGCGCCAGATCGTGCGCTGGACAGTCGGCGATGTCGCCGGAGTTCGGATGGATGCCGTGGGGCGGCTGGCTCTGGTTGCGGTGGCGGGCGGCGGCGCAGCCTTTGCCCTGGCACACCGGCTCAACCTGATGGCGCTGGGACAGGCCGCCAGCCACGGGCTGGGCGCGGACCCCCGCCGGACGCTGGCCGCCGGCACTGCTGTGGCAGCCATCCTGACCGGGGTCAGCGTGTCCGTCGCCGGGCCGATCGCCTTTGCCGGACTGGTGGTGCCGCATCTCGCCAAAAGCCTGGCGGTGCCGGATTACCGCCGGCTGATGCCGCTGGCCGCGCTTCTCGGCGCCGGACTGCTGGCCTGGGCCGATGCGCTTTCGAAACTGTGGCCAGGCATGGCGGAGATTCCGGTAGGCGTGGTGGTGGCCCTGATCGGCGCACCCTGGCTTCTGGCGGCCGTTCTCAGCGGCAAAGGAGCAGGCAATGCGCGCTGA